The DNA region GGCCCGCCGCAGCCGCAGCCGGACCGGCTGACCCGGCTGGTCAACCACGCGTGGGCGCGGTCGCCGCGCTGGCTGGCCCCGCTGGCGGTGCTCGGCTGCATCGGTGCCGCCGCCGGCTACACGGTGCTCACCGACCCGGCCACCAGCACCGCCGACGCCGCCCCGACCTGCCTGCTGAAGCTGACCACCGGGCTGGACTGCCCCGGCTGCGGCGGCACCCGGGCGGTCTGGTACCTGCTCAACGGCGACCTCGGTGCCGCCGCCCGGCACCACGTGCTGCTGGTCTTCGCGATCCCGTTCCTGCTCTACGTCTACGTCGCCTGGGCCGGCCAGCACATGGGCCGGTGGCGGCTGCCGCAGCTGGCGATGACCCCGAAGGTGATCGGCTGGTTCCTCGGCGCCTGGCTGGCCTTCTCGGTGCTGCGCAACCTGCCGTGGCCGCCGTTCACCTGGTTCTACGTCTGATTGCCCGTGTTGCTCGTGGTGCGGGCCGACAACTAGAGTCCGAGAAATGCCGGAAATCGTGTCGCCGCAGGTCACGCTGATCGCCTGG from Solwaraspora sp. WMMD791 includes:
- a CDS encoding DUF2752 domain-containing protein, which codes for MAGQDGTAASAAAVDAQPPSTGPTPTGYADPHTHHPPPSDAAAYAYPYPGGHHGGPPQPQPDRLTRLVNHAWARSPRWLAPLAVLGCIGAAAGYTVLTDPATSTADAAPTCLLKLTTGLDCPGCGGTRAVWYLLNGDLGAAARHHVLLVFAIPFLLYVYVAWAGQHMGRWRLPQLAMTPKVIGWFLGAWLAFSVLRNLPWPPFTWFYV